The Flavobacterium faecale genome has a segment encoding these proteins:
- the purH gene encoding bifunctional phosphoribosylaminoimidazolecarboxamide formyltransferase/IMP cyclohydrolase: MSTTKTIQSALISVFSKEGLEPIVRQLHSQNVTLYSTGGTEDFIKNLGIPVVPVEDVTSYPSILGGRVKTLHPKVFGGILNRQDHEGDVAQMKEYNIPQLDLVIVDLYPFEKTVASGASEADIIEKIDIGGISLIRAAAKNFKDTVIVASVDDYSLFLDMISTQEGGTTLENRKLLASKAFHVSSHYDGAIFNYFNTDETFYKESVANGQVLRYGENPHQKGFFFGDFEAMFTKLHGKELSYNNLLDVDAAVNLINEFKMDGPTFAILKHNNACGLASRDTIEEAYNAALACDPTSAFGGVLISNKTIDVATAMEINKLFCEVVIAPLYDYEALAILQEKKNRIILIQNEVELPNRQVRTCLNGLLIQDRNTITDNKEDLKTVTTTSPTEQEIEDLIFASKICKNTKSNTIVFAKNGTLLSSGTGQTSRVDALLQAVEKAKHFGFDLTGASMASDAFFPFPDCVALAKEAGITAVIQPGGSIKDGLSIDYCNENNLAMVFTGTRHFKH, encoded by the coding sequence ATGAGCACAACTAAAACAATACAATCTGCGTTAATTTCGGTTTTTTCTAAAGAGGGTTTAGAACCTATAGTACGACAACTACACAGTCAAAATGTAACCTTATATTCTACAGGAGGAACAGAAGACTTTATCAAAAACCTAGGAATTCCGGTTGTACCAGTTGAAGATGTGACCTCATACCCATCTATATTAGGTGGAAGAGTAAAAACATTACACCCAAAAGTTTTTGGGGGGATTTTGAACAGACAAGATCACGAAGGTGATGTTGCACAAATGAAAGAATACAACATTCCGCAATTGGACTTGGTTATTGTTGATTTATACCCATTCGAAAAAACAGTAGCTTCTGGAGCAAGCGAAGCAGATATTATTGAAAAAATTGACATTGGTGGAATTTCTTTAATTCGTGCTGCTGCAAAAAACTTCAAAGACACTGTAATTGTAGCATCGGTTGATGACTATAGTTTGTTTTTGGATATGATTAGTACTCAAGAAGGAGGAACAACTTTAGAAAACAGAAAACTTTTGGCATCGAAAGCATTTCATGTTTCCTCACATTATGATGGAGCAATCTTTAATTACTTCAACACAGACGAAACATTTTATAAAGAAAGTGTTGCAAACGGTCAAGTGTTACGTTACGGCGAAAACCCACACCAAAAAGGATTTTTCTTTGGAGATTTTGAAGCTATGTTTACCAAATTACACGGTAAAGAATTATCATACAACAATTTACTAGATGTTGATGCAGCAGTAAATTTGATTAACGAATTTAAAATGGACGGTCCTACTTTTGCCATCCTAAAACATAACAACGCTTGCGGATTGGCATCAAGAGATACTATTGAAGAAGCCTACAATGCCGCTTTGGCTTGTGATCCAACATCTGCATTTGGTGGTGTTTTGATTTCAAACAAAACAATTGATGTAGCAACTGCTATGGAAATCAATAAATTATTTTGTGAAGTAGTAATAGCACCATTATATGATTATGAAGCTTTGGCTATTCTACAAGAAAAGAAAAACAGAATTATTCTTATTCAAAACGAAGTAGAATTACCTAACCGTCAAGTGCGTACTTGTTTGAATGGTTTATTAATTCAAGATAGAAATACTATTACAGACAATAAAGAAGACTTGAAAACCGTTACCACTACAAGCCCAACGGAACAAGAGATCGAAGATTTAATTTTTGCTTCGAAAATTTGTAAAAACACAAAATCAAATACGATTGTTTTTGCAAAAAACGGAACATTATTATCCTCAGGAACTGGTCAAACATCAAGAGTAGACGCTCTACTTCAAGCAGTTGAAAAAGCAAAACACTTTGGATTTGATCTAACTGGTGCCTCAATGGCAAGTGATGCATTCTTCCCATTTCCTGATTGTGTAGCCCTAGCAAAAGAAGCTGGAATAACTGCAGTAATACAACCAGGAGGTTCAATAAAAGACGGTTTAAGTATAGACTATTGCAATGAAAATAATTTGGCAATGGTATTTACAGGAACACGTCATTTCAAACATTAA